The following coding sequences lie in one Capsicum annuum cultivar UCD-10X-F1 chromosome 5, UCD10Xv1.1, whole genome shotgun sequence genomic window:
- the LOC107843504 gene encoding uncharacterized protein LOC107843504 yields MATLLRSPDISSFSSSRINVKKLILPNGGRRVVRVCSSSLKDLEDVGVLYGQFSGSLKLNTVSSSTKLDKEEEQKRNYYMNTGSAIRILREEFPALFYKEMNYDIYRDDIVFKDPLNTFTGIENYKSIFWALRFHGRIFFRALWIDIVSVWQPVEGMIMIRWTVHGIPRVPWESRGRFDGTSEYKLDKDGKIYEHRVHNIALKGPPKFHVLAVQELIGYIGHPTTPKPTFFKVSFPYLVNMTPVVKFADLDITWVQFLASVKRGEKEQLQQE; encoded by the exons ATGGCTACTCTTTTGCGATCACCGGACATCTCCTCCTTCTCCTCCAGCCGCATAAATGTGAAGAAACTGATTCTTCCTAATGGTGGGAGAAGAGTTGTTAGAGTGTGTAGTTCGAGTTTGAAGGATTTGGAGGATGTTGGGGTTTTGTACGGACAATTTTCTGGTTCATTGAAGCTTAATACTGTGTCGTCGTCTACGAAACTTGATAAGGAGGAAGAGCAGAAAAGGAATTATTATATGAATACGGGTTCTGCTATTCGGATTCTTAGAGAAGAGTTTCCGGCGCTGTTCTATAAGGAGATGAACTATGATATCTACAG GGATGATATAGTCTTCAAAGATCCCCTCAACACCTTTACTGGCATTGAGAATTATAAATCGATCTTCTGGGCTTTACGATTTCATGGCAGGATATTCTTTAGGGCTTTGTGGATAGATATTGTTAGTGTATGGCAGCCTGTTGAAGGCATGATCATGATTCGATGGACTGTTCATGGCATTCCCCGTGTTCCATGGGAGAGCCGTGGTCGGTTTGATGGCACTTCAGAGTATAAACTAGACAAAGATGGGAAGATTTATGAGCACCGCGTTCACAACATTGCACTTAAGGGACCCCCAAAGTTCCATGTACTTGCTGTACAGGAATTAATTGGATATATTGGCCATCCCACCACGCCAAAGCCGACTTTCTTTAAGGTCTCATTCCCTTACTTGGTTAACATGACGCCAGTGGTGAAATTTGCAGATTTGGACATCACCTGGGTGCAATTTTTAGCCTCTGTTAAGAGAGGTGAGAAGGAACAATTGCAGCAAGAATAG